One window of the Perca fluviatilis chromosome 5, GENO_Pfluv_1.0, whole genome shotgun sequence genome contains the following:
- the r3hdml gene encoding R3H domain containing-like has translation MKSGAGRCWPPMSAACVQLLLAATLWLMPHMAAAAAAAAAEPLNMTRAGAETRSDFRMPTGAASRRKRAISSREINALLDYHNRVRSQVFPPAANMEFMLWDEGLAESADSWASRCVWDHGPTGVMRYMGQNLSVTSGRYQSITDLVQSWYEERHHFSFPNRCSGSVCSHYTQMVWASTNRVGCAVRKCSNMYVFGSTWREATLLVCNYSIKGNWVGEAPYKSGKPCSVCPSSYGGSCWRNQCSPNRKPKRLARN, from the exons ATGAAG AGTGGTGCAGGGAGGTGCTGGCCTCCGATGAGTGCTGCCTGTGTTCAGCTCCTGTTGGCTGCCACCCTGTGGCTGATGCCCcacatggcagcagcagcagcagcagcagcagcagagccgcTCAACATGACCCGGGCTGGAGCTGAGACGCGGTCAGACTTCAGGATGCCCACTGGAGCTGCCAGCAGACGGAAAAGAGCCATTTCATCCAGAGAGATTAACGCTCTGCTGGATTACCACAACCGAGTCCGCTCTCAGGTCTTCCCCCCCGCCGCTAATATGGAGTTCATG CTCTGGGATGAGGGACTCGCTGAGTCAGCCGACTCCTGGGCTTCACGATGCGTTTGGGATCACGGTCCGACAGGAGTCATGAGATACATGGGACAGAACCTGTCAGTCACTTCAGGAAG GTACCAGTCCATCACTGATCTGGTCCAGTCGTGGTACGAGGAGAGGCATCACTTCTCCTTCCCGAACAGATGCAGCGGATCGGTGTGCTCTCACTACACTCAG ATGGTGTGGGCGAGCACCAACAGAGTGGGATGTGCCGTCAGGAAGTGCTCTAACATGTACGTGTTCGGGAGCACCTGGAGGGAGGCCACGCTGCTGGTCTGCAACTACTCTATAAA GGGAAACTGGGTGGGAGAGGCTCCCTATAAGAGCGGTAAGCCCTGTTCCGTCTGTCCGTCCAGCTACGGCGGCTCCTGCTGGAGAAACCAATGCTCACCAAACAGGAAGCCCAAAAGACTCGCAAGAAATTAA